The Synchiropus splendidus isolate RoL2022-P1 chromosome 11, RoL_Sspl_1.0, whole genome shotgun sequence genome contains a region encoding:
- the LOC128766912 gene encoding calcium uptake protein 3, mitochondrial-like isoform X8: protein MAAIRRLVSSLRSGSGPSAVKVLAAGAGVGAAAGTLYYQCGWWLGGRSALRSQAEDRLLHLVLPSVAATDDKVLEPHDPWTQSRAPRYTPGDGDDARARTHGLDDGDVYMSSYESRFRLFSSVEHEGQLFMTPRNFIESITLTEPQGRRTCKSLTKKELDRILADTPPVWKGSSNMFRNLRDQGIISYTEYLFLLCILTKPHAGFRIAFNMFDADGNEMVDQREFLVLGEIFRKKKDRTEVSEDVQKFDLQHAEEKTETTLLVHFFGKKGKAELKFEDFYKFMDNLQTELLEIEFLSYSKGMPTISEEDFARILLRYTNVDDVSSYLENVRHCMQEEKGIVFEEFRSFFQFLNNLEDFAIAMQMYNFANRSIGQEEFSRAVYVATGIKLSHHLVNTVFKIFDEDHDGKLSHKEFIGVMKERLHRGNGGVRPEEKHTSFRSCMRRELAGK from the exons ATGGCGGCCATTCGTAGGCTCGTCTCGTCTCTCAGAAGCGGCAGCGGCCCCTCGGCTGTCAAAGTGTTAGCCGCCGGGGCGGGAGTCGGTGCTGCGGCCGGAACTCTCTACTACCAGTGCGGGTGGTGGTTGGGTGGCCGCTCGGCGCTGAGGAGCCAGGCCGAGGACCGCCTCCTCCATCTGGTGCTGCCGTCTGTGGCGGCCACCGACGACAAGGTACTGGAGCCGCATGATCCCTGGACACAGTCGCGAGCTCCGCGTTACACGCCAGGAGACGGCGACGACGCTCGT gctCGGACTCATGGCCTGGATGACGGAGACGTGTACATGTCCTCCTATGAAAGCAGATTCCGCCTGTTCAGTTCGGTTGAGCACGAGGGGCAGCTCTTCATGACGCCACGCAACTTTATTGAGTCCATCACGCTCACCGAACCTCAGG GAAGGAGGACATGCAAGTCACTCACCAAAAAG GAATTGGACAGGATTTTGGCAGACACCCCTCCAGTTTGGAAAGGATCCTCCAATATGTTCAGAAATCTCCGAGATCAAG GCATCATAAGCTACACCGAATACCTCTTCCTGCTGTGCATTCTCACAA AGCCTCATGCCGGCTTCAGGATTGCCTTCAACATGTTCGATGCTGACGGGAATGAAATGGTGGACCAGAGGGAGTTCCTAGTG CTGGGAGAGATTTTCCGAAAGAAGAAAGATCGAACGGAGGTGTCTGAAGACGTGCAAAAATTCGACCTCCAG CATGCCGAGGAAAAGACGGAGACGACCCTGCTGGTGCATTTCTTTGGTAAGAAGGGGAAAGCCGAGTTGAAATTTGAGGACTTCTACAA gttCATGGACAACCTGCAGACAGAGCTGCTGGAGATCGAGTTCTTGTCCTACTCCAAAGGCATGCCCACCATCAGCGAGGAGGACTTTGCCAGGATCCTGCTGCGCTACACCAACGTGGACGATGTCAGCAGCTATCTGGAGAACGTGCGCCACTGCATGCAGGAGGAGAAG GGGATCGTCTTCGAAGAGTTCCGGTCCTTCTTCCAGTTCCTGAACAACCTGGAGGACTTTGCCATCGCCATGCAGATGTACAACTTTGCTAACCGCTCCATTGGTCAAG AGGAGTTCAGTCGCGCCGTCTACGTGGCCACTGGCATCAAGCTCTCCCATCACCTGGTCAACACCGTCTTCAAGATATTTGACGAAGATCACGATGGGAAACTGAGCCACAAGGAGTTCATCGGCGTCATGAAGGAGCGGCTGCACCGCGGCAACGGG GGTGTCCGTCCTGAGgagaaacacacctccttcagGTCCTGCATGAGAAGGGAACTTGCCGGCAAATAA
- the LOC128766912 gene encoding calcium uptake protein 3, mitochondrial-like isoform X1 → MAAIRRLVSSLRSGSGPSAVKVLAAGAGVGAAAGTLYYQCGWWLGGRSALRSQAEDRLLHLVLPSVAATDDKVLEPHDPWTQSRAPRYTPGDGDDARARTHGLDDGDVYMSSYESRFRLFSSVEHEGQLFMTPRNFIESITLTEPQGRRTCKSLTKKELDRILADTPPVWKGSSNMFRNLRDQGIISYTEYLFLLCILTKPHAGFRIAFNMFDADGNEMVDQREFLVLGEIFRKKKDRTEVSEDVQKFDLQSLQLYGHHKSQPLSKRLLLLQDLKDLELKRTWVLQQDNDPKRRHKSVSGWRRTNKMESEFLHNHKEAGSTTAVKALSQLLLLLRPAQPVAGLRGITFSLKVLKKEGQHAETRGVWEALKRGTSHLLFSDLAEHAEEKTETTLLVHFFGKKGKAELKFEDFYKFMDNLQTELLEIEFLSYSKGMPTISEEDFARILLRYTNVDDVSSYLENVRHCMQEEKGIVFEEFRSFFQFLNNLEDFAIAMQMYNFANRSIGQEEFSRAVYVATGIKLSHHLVNTVFKIFDEDHDGKLSHKEFIGVMKERLHRGNGGVRPEEKHTSFRSCMRRELAGK, encoded by the exons ATGGCGGCCATTCGTAGGCTCGTCTCGTCTCTCAGAAGCGGCAGCGGCCCCTCGGCTGTCAAAGTGTTAGCCGCCGGGGCGGGAGTCGGTGCTGCGGCCGGAACTCTCTACTACCAGTGCGGGTGGTGGTTGGGTGGCCGCTCGGCGCTGAGGAGCCAGGCCGAGGACCGCCTCCTCCATCTGGTGCTGCCGTCTGTGGCGGCCACCGACGACAAGGTACTGGAGCCGCATGATCCCTGGACACAGTCGCGAGCTCCGCGTTACACGCCAGGAGACGGCGACGACGCTCGT gctCGGACTCATGGCCTGGATGACGGAGACGTGTACATGTCCTCCTATGAAAGCAGATTCCGCCTGTTCAGTTCGGTTGAGCACGAGGGGCAGCTCTTCATGACGCCACGCAACTTTATTGAGTCCATCACGCTCACCGAACCTCAGG GAAGGAGGACATGCAAGTCACTCACCAAAAAG GAATTGGACAGGATTTTGGCAGACACCCCTCCAGTTTGGAAAGGATCCTCCAATATGTTCAGAAATCTCCGAGATCAAG GCATCATAAGCTACACCGAATACCTCTTCCTGCTGTGCATTCTCACAA AGCCTCATGCCGGCTTCAGGATTGCCTTCAACATGTTCGATGCTGACGGGAATGAAATGGTGGACCAGAGGGAGTTCCTAGTG CTGGGAGAGATTTTCCGAAAGAAGAAAGATCGAACGGAGGTGTCTGAAGACGTGCAAAAATTCGACCTCCAG AGCCTGCAGCTCTACGGTCATCATAAATCGCAGCCACTAAGT aAAAGACTTTTGCTGCTTCAGGACCTTAAAGACCTCGAGCTGAAGAGAACCTGGGTTCTCCAGCAGGACAACGATCCAAAACGACGCCACAAGTCTGTCTctggatggaggaggaccaaCAAAATGGAGTCAGAGTTCTTGCACAACCACAAAGAAGCAGGTTCCACCACAGCTGTAAAAGCTTTATCGcaattgttgctgttgttgaggCCGGCCCAACCTGTTGCTGGCTTGAGGGGCATCACTTTCTCACTCAAG GTCCTTAAAAAAGAGGGTCAGCATGCAGAGACCCGGGGCGTGTGGGAGGCGCTGAAACGTGGCACCAGTCATTTGCTCTTTTCTGATCTTGCTGAG CATGCCGAGGAAAAGACGGAGACGACCCTGCTGGTGCATTTCTTTGGTAAGAAGGGGAAAGCCGAGTTGAAATTTGAGGACTTCTACAA gttCATGGACAACCTGCAGACAGAGCTGCTGGAGATCGAGTTCTTGTCCTACTCCAAAGGCATGCCCACCATCAGCGAGGAGGACTTTGCCAGGATCCTGCTGCGCTACACCAACGTGGACGATGTCAGCAGCTATCTGGAGAACGTGCGCCACTGCATGCAGGAGGAGAAG GGGATCGTCTTCGAAGAGTTCCGGTCCTTCTTCCAGTTCCTGAACAACCTGGAGGACTTTGCCATCGCCATGCAGATGTACAACTTTGCTAACCGCTCCATTGGTCAAG AGGAGTTCAGTCGCGCCGTCTACGTGGCCACTGGCATCAAGCTCTCCCATCACCTGGTCAACACCGTCTTCAAGATATTTGACGAAGATCACGATGGGAAACTGAGCCACAAGGAGTTCATCGGCGTCATGAAGGAGCGGCTGCACCGCGGCAACGGG GGTGTCCGTCCTGAGgagaaacacacctccttcagGTCCTGCATGAGAAGGGAACTTGCCGGCAAATAA
- the LOC128766912 gene encoding calcium uptake protein 3, mitochondrial-like isoform X10, with translation MFRNLRDQGIISYTEYLFLLCILTKPHAGFRIAFNMFDADGNEMVDQREFLVLGEIFRKKKDRTEVSEDVQKFDLQSLQLYGHHKSQPLSKRLLLLQDLKDLELKRTWVLQQDNDPKRRHKSVSGWRRTNKMESEFLHNHKEAGSTTAVKALSQLLLLLRPAQPVAGLRGITFSLKVLKKEGQHAETRGVWEALKRGTSHLLFSDLAEHAEEKTETTLLVHFFGKKGKAELKFEDFYKFMDNLQTELLEIEFLSYSKGMPTISEEDFARILLRYTNVDDVSSYLENVRHCMQEEKGIVFEEFRSFFQFLNNLEDFAIAMQMYNFANRSIGQEEFSRAVYVATGIKLSHHLVNTVFKIFDEDHDGKLSHKEFIGVMKERLHRGNGGVRPEEKHTSFRSCMRRELAGK, from the exons ATGTTCAGAAATCTCCGAGATCAAG GCATCATAAGCTACACCGAATACCTCTTCCTGCTGTGCATTCTCACAA AGCCTCATGCCGGCTTCAGGATTGCCTTCAACATGTTCGATGCTGACGGGAATGAAATGGTGGACCAGAGGGAGTTCCTAGTG CTGGGAGAGATTTTCCGAAAGAAGAAAGATCGAACGGAGGTGTCTGAAGACGTGCAAAAATTCGACCTCCAG AGCCTGCAGCTCTACGGTCATCATAAATCGCAGCCACTAAGT aAAAGACTTTTGCTGCTTCAGGACCTTAAAGACCTCGAGCTGAAGAGAACCTGGGTTCTCCAGCAGGACAACGATCCAAAACGACGCCACAAGTCTGTCTctggatggaggaggaccaaCAAAATGGAGTCAGAGTTCTTGCACAACCACAAAGAAGCAGGTTCCACCACAGCTGTAAAAGCTTTATCGcaattgttgctgttgttgaggCCGGCCCAACCTGTTGCTGGCTTGAGGGGCATCACTTTCTCACTCAAG GTCCTTAAAAAAGAGGGTCAGCATGCAGAGACCCGGGGCGTGTGGGAGGCGCTGAAACGTGGCACCAGTCATTTGCTCTTTTCTGATCTTGCTGAG CATGCCGAGGAAAAGACGGAGACGACCCTGCTGGTGCATTTCTTTGGTAAGAAGGGGAAAGCCGAGTTGAAATTTGAGGACTTCTACAA gttCATGGACAACCTGCAGACAGAGCTGCTGGAGATCGAGTTCTTGTCCTACTCCAAAGGCATGCCCACCATCAGCGAGGAGGACTTTGCCAGGATCCTGCTGCGCTACACCAACGTGGACGATGTCAGCAGCTATCTGGAGAACGTGCGCCACTGCATGCAGGAGGAGAAG GGGATCGTCTTCGAAGAGTTCCGGTCCTTCTTCCAGTTCCTGAACAACCTGGAGGACTTTGCCATCGCCATGCAGATGTACAACTTTGCTAACCGCTCCATTGGTCAAG AGGAGTTCAGTCGCGCCGTCTACGTGGCCACTGGCATCAAGCTCTCCCATCACCTGGTCAACACCGTCTTCAAGATATTTGACGAAGATCACGATGGGAAACTGAGCCACAAGGAGTTCATCGGCGTCATGAAGGAGCGGCTGCACCGCGGCAACGGG GGTGTCCGTCCTGAGgagaaacacacctccttcagGTCCTGCATGAGAAGGGAACTTGCCGGCAAATAA